In the Amphiura filiformis unplaced genomic scaffold, Afil_fr2py scaffold_22, whole genome shotgun sequence genome, tgacctttcgtattgaaataggcctatggatttcaccaaaacaccaaaaaaaatgtatttctttaaaatgaaaggtcaaaattttcatcccagttacatcATTAGAAAGTTTAGAaagattacttcgaggactgcaaaatatcaaaaattaaaaaatatcaaatgttaataaagatcaaatgttaataatttgtaataaaatttgtattatatcgtgattttcaagaaatcaaaattctttgatatcagaaggacagtcCTCATAATTATTCAGAAATCGATTCTATATACTGTAAAACAAGTTAATTTCGCGAGCAATTTAATTTCGCGAGCACCTccgattcgcgaaattaaattgccGCGAAATTACATTTGAGAAAATACACGTTTGTAACTGGTGCCGAATTTGACAACCCTAAATCAACCGATTAAGTCTTgagtattattatttttatctaTAATATCGTAATGTTATGTCATGAATTATTATTTGTTAGTCATTTACCTTGTAACATCATTAACATACTTCGTTTAACATGATAAGGATCATATAAATTccgaaaataaacttaaaacttTCACGTATTGATTTACTTTTGAAAAAGGgaggttttttattttattttatttttttttcaaacacccacccatacttttaataaaatataaCAATGTGCATCCAGGGATTTGTTAAATTTTcttttgcaaccataatgggccgcaaacCTACCGAAGTAAAAAGATGGTCTTTGGAGCTGCGGACGGTCACAATCAATGGTCTTTTTTGGCCTTGGCCTTCTGGTTGAAAAAAACCccacagaaatgtgaggaatgaacaATTTTAGAGCTGAATGATCGATCAAAATCAATAATCATTTGGAGCACTATTTTGATCGAATTTATTGAGCTGCGAAATCCTAAAGggtggtctttccgggggaacataatccgtatggtcatttgtgttagtgcccccccccccccggattttgAAACGTCCATCCTGTTCCACGTGATTAATGTTTGTCTACTTTTAAATTTTAAGTTCTCTGCTGCGCTgcgtcaaaaacaaaaacaaaatcatcataaaAATCGTTATTGTTTATGTTCCAACTTTTGGGGTCTTGGAAACTTGGTCATGTTGGATGTGAAATGAGCTAGGGCTGTGACTGCAAACATTTGTAGCTATTTTTAGGGGCACCATGTCAAATCTTTGCACGTAGCCGGCAAACTACGATCGAGTCTCGAGCGAGTCTCCAGAGAACTGGTAGAAATGTCTATTATACACTAAAACAATATACATACATGATATTTATAGATTGAGACTATAAATTATAATAAAGTTATAAAAAATTATATTAGGCAATAAATCATAATAGGTCTAACATTAAATGGAAGGGTGCATATGATATGGCAAATATAATTATGGGTTTCAACTGAGAACTCCCATTCCCaagcccctccccctccccctctaTCCTACCCACCCCACCCAAGCGCAATTCTACTGTCACTTTGCGGGTGCAACGCTCTGTTACTATCCAAAAGCCTCTAAAGAGTTGCACtgattgcagtggcgtaactagggttggtagcgaccggggcaagaaacaaaattggcgcccctacaccTCCCCCGAGAATATCTGAAACGCGGGCAATTCTTGAAAAAATTGTGCGCGGAGCGCGCGATATTTTGGAGAAATAAGGCCTATCGCTAATTGATTTGGGTTACTAGAAgttgtcttaaaatgttctttcaattgattttgtgatgaaatgagcgcgaaaaatttgactttcatcccTTGGAGGTGctcagaatcgatgctgaattggtcaatttggcgccctctAAAGGTGGCGCTCGGGGCACGTTGAGGGATTGATCGAGGGAATGTACGGTATTAAGTCATCGACAATGCAGTGAAAACACGGAATTGATATGGGAAGTGGAAGGCAAACTCTACACACATGACAGATGCGGAGGGTCTCTGTTTTGGATTAAAGATAGTTTTGGATTAAAGATATCATATCTAGTCTAcacattaatcatgttaacaGTCGATATCCACGAACCCACAGGAGGGTCTGAGCTGACTTTCCTAACGTTGCATGGTCTCGTGAAATTGTATTCCACAACACTTCCCCTGCACGGTGCACCCATACATGTTATATGATGCATGCCCTCCCCACGCACACCCCTACAACTTCCGTTCCTTCTTTTGTTAGTAGAACATTTCGGGAGGACATTGTTTAAAGATGGTTATTTTCTTCTTTGTTATTTTCATTTGCAGAACCATGGTTCATTTAGCAGCTGCTGAAGATGCAGATTTCATCTGTCCAGTAGACATACTACCCGATGATGTCCTGCTTATTATATTTTCCTTTGTCACACTCATCGACAGAGCAGCAATTGCCAGGTAAAAAGATTGATTGCGATGTGCAGGGTGTCCCCGAAAGAATTGTATTGTCGGAAACCTTAACCTTTTGGGCATTTTAATGCTCGAAAAACACAACACTAAATACCGTAAAAATGCGGTAGTTAGCATaattatcgagcgcttttgaaaacatgaaattgtaccaaaatctGGTGCTTTACAAACTGAGCTAATAGGGTTGAGACacgcatttgcaggtttacttgttcatataactatgtgtatcgacgatttgctcaaaaccctttacacttttgtggatggggctcttaaatgttttaaaagcgctcgatagtaagcacatatgctaactatcgagtttttacggttgTTGATTTGGTTAAGGAATATTAAAGAGCTACcacatactttttaaattttgacaaagaacgctccgttcttgaaatataggcTATATAAGAATTGTATCTTCAATTGTATCTTGTATTTTCAAACCATTCCAcagtttcaaaatatatcaatcaatgatctgtatCTTGAGTACCAATCACCCGCGAAAGGTGTCTACTGATTGATTGAATCCGTGGAACGGTTTGAAATGTGGTATTTTCGGTAAATCTTATATTTTCAACAACAGAGCAATCAAAATTCAAAGCAGTATATGTGATAGCTgctttattcctcaaccacatcagttatttagttgaGTTACCGACGATATGAATGTTAcctaggctgcactcatcacctctcatgtctgtgtatgtgtatgtagattgaatacaataccgctcttttcgaagacacttATCggacaggtgcgagtgaaacgtacatggacTCTGCATAATGTCAGTGAAATTTCCATAGCATTACGATCCAGGTCTATTCGTTGATATTCAATGATGCGATGCAGAGTTacgtacgtctagtgcagggcaatatattcaaaagttTTCACCTATCACTGTGGtatttaatcctgttacatcactacttttacAGCGAATTATTCTAGCCGATTATACATGGTTTTCGCGATTGCCAAATGTACATCTATGCTTTTATTATAATATCTGATATTTTTCTGTCATTTCATCTTAGGGTCTGTACAAGGTGGAATGTACTTATCAGAACCGGATGCTTATGGAAGTCCATCAATCTTACCTTGAGACAAAAGTTTCCGCCTAATTCTAACACCGTCCTGTGCTTCTTAGAAACATACGCAACCAACTCCTTGCAAACGCTTATTCTACCACACGTCGATGACGACATACTGAGGTACCTGAAAAGAAATTGTATGCGACTAACAACTCTCCGCGCAGATGTCACCGAAGATGTTGATTTGGTTGGGTTGCCAACGTCTTTGAAGGAGCTTCATCTTGCATGGCCATCACATATACACAATATTAGAGAGGAGCTACAGGAAGTGAACGCCAACGAACCAGTGTTATGTATCAAGTGGGGACCATACACACCAATGACGAACCTTCAAAGTCTCACAGTTACGCATATGGTATTTTCCCCAGAACTGTTTCAACAACTAAGTTCTTGTTCCACGCTCAAACATCTCCATATCGACAACTGCTGCGGTCTTGCTGAAGACGGCATTGAGGCTGTAACACGTAGTTTATCACACTTAAAAACCTTCTGGCTTGATATGTGTTCTTATGGCGTCCAAAATTTGAATGGTATTTTGCATCAGATTGtaagaaatttgacaaaaatatcagaTCTCCGCATTACATTTGTGCCAATAAATACGTCTTCTGAACAAGAGGAGCAGACGCCAGCAAATTTGTTTTTCAATCAACTAATGAACTGTCGTCATTTAAATCGCCTACATTTGCAAGGTATAACTGGACTCTCCGCGCAAAATATTTCCCGCTTTTTACAGGAATGCCGCCAAATCAATTCGCTTAGTTTAAAATGGTGTGGATCAATCGCAGACGATGTTCTTGccactattttcaaaaatggtacGAACTTGCACACAATAGAGTTATTGCCCTGTAGTAAGATTTCAGACGGCGGAATGGAATCGATGTCACATCACCTTGTAGTGCAAAATGTTAAGTTAAATTACTGTCAAAATGTGACATTGCCACAAGTATTGAAAACGGTTGTGACTTTACCGAAAGTGAAGCAAGTTGAAGTTGGAATTTATCAGCAACCTCTGAAGGCATCGAGGGAAGAGTTTGATGCCGTCAAAAAATTGAAACCAAGCTTGACTGTggatgtgcaaaaattttcagtGTGTATTGCAAAGAAGTAAAGAGCGCTAAAATAGAGTGACTTAAcaagcactatggaccacaatggcctcatcccaatggcatagttcaataacctcaatgagacaatcatagtgcaaaatttgacttcaagttgcagggtacgagtttttgtacccaattttgcaaaggtcattcaatgaatgtgcaaatgtattggggttatagaattgtgccctgatagatgagtatatAGGATCCTAGTGAAGTATAGATGCTAATCCGGGAGATGCTAGTCGTTTGTATATGTACATTTTGTAGGACATAACATTTCTATTAGAGGTTCTGTGCTTGTGGAACGCATTTTTTTCAGGTCCTCGGAAGTAATGTCATGAAAAAACACCCACCGCACACTTTAAATAAAATATAACACTGTGCATCCAGTGATTTGTTTAATTTCCTTTTGCAACTATAATGAGCCGTAATACTACCGAAACCTTAGGgttacactgcaaaaagtgtgtttaggaattaaacacttttctaaacactatcttgcaccacatttttaaacatgtttaaatgctacacatgtttaggaattgatgggctgtgtttaggaaattcagtgtttaggaatcaaacatgtagtgtttaggaatcaaacatgtttagaaacgtggtgcaagaaaagtgttttattcctaaaaaccaatgtcaaattccaaaacatcatgtgtttaattcctaaacacatacccatcaaattcctaaacatgtgtagcatttaaacatgtttaaaacatggtgcaagatagtgtttagaaaagtgtttaattcctaaacacactttttgcagtgcgctGTCTGCACACCCCCATCACGTCAAGTGCCCCCGTGATAGAGCGGTTAGTagctatatatcagggctggctgccactatagggtttaggaatcaagcatgtttagaaatgtggtgcaagaaaagtgtttaattcctaaacacgctttttgcagtgtaggGTTAGCATACTGCGGCTCGTTATGGATGCAATAATATAAATACGCCTCCTAGAGGCCACGATCTTAGGGTAGAGGTAAAATTTTGAGAggagcaaataataataataatcaaatgaAAACAATATAATGATGAATATTCATACATAAATAGAAATTAAACTTACACGCTACTCAACTCACCGGAGCGTTTCAtggtcttcagcggatgttaatCATtgtattgctctgaagatttggtgttgctagtgatgttgtgtTCTAAAGGACCttgactgaaccgtgacaaatgTTTAAACATTGACCCTGTCTCAGGGCCAACttcctgacccccccccccccacccccaaattAAGGGGGAGGGAGGCGCCACTACATCTTCTTGTTTGACGTCATCTATACACCTGTGACGGCATCGGTGTCTcatatcactagcaacaacaaatcttcagagcaataacatccgctgaagacgccggtgacctcggtgaaagcgctccggtgagtgtaccaaatttgagtagcgtagaagttttATTTCGCTTtctattaaaaacaaataaaaaaggaagATGAAGTTGGAAGCTCATCTAATGTGCAATTTCCTTTGGCCCATTTCTAAGCCACAGTTATCctatttttgtccaattttagcAATTAAAGTACAAATTATCGCGCGTTTCGTGCGCATTTGTCCCCGGTAAATTCATTCGAGTATACCCAAGcaccgccggaaccgtcgttttattattacgatagaaatattagtcgaacgcgtatgcgatgtcaacacacccctacgtacacggcgtgcgggacacacacacccccacacgccagaggatcgtaccatattacaaccgctgaagtgacatgcattggcgctagtagtaaattccaattttctttcctttacctcacttgttcggctcaaaattgaaaggggacatatctgacagtaaatgctaacattttattgaaaatgaatactaatctatttttaaaagaaatgttataatatcatGGCTTTAAGTTTACGGGATGGCATGGGTGGGGTATAACACTTCAAGCCGAACAGGTATTCAGGAGCTGTTCAGGGTTGGGTAGTCGAGGATTGGGGGGTAGGAGTGGGAAATTATTTTGTCGTACCCAGGGGTCAGCAAAAGATGAATCCGGCCCTGTGCGCATCAGGGCTATAATAGCCAAACAGGGAATCGGCAGAAATGCTTTCTACGCTTTTTGATAATTGAACAgtgtttgtaaaatattaaaGCTTACTTTAATAGTAAATACAGATCTAACCAAAGAGTGCGTTAGCAGTGAGTTTAGTGCACGTGTATGTCAgtgcaatatttcaatattatcTATTACCGGTACAATGTAGAAAAGATCCATCAATGATAATGGTAACCGAGTTGTGAAAAGAGTGGccataaattgggctattccagaaagtaAATGCAcgcccctatagaggagtaactttttaatcaaagaaatgtctggattgccaagtctgctttctgaaaacgactggaatttcaGTTGCCAATGtcgcttgaaaaagcttggaaatccaattaaaatgaaagaaaaatcacggaaatgtctaaCATTGCtctttggactatttttctgttggattttttcgcctttggacactttaaaagtctataTTTCCAACAATCACGGCTGGACACAAAAGTCTataaatccgaactcctctatatatAGGGGATGTgcgtctattttctggaataacccattatcaGATAGCTGGACCTTTTTACCAACTTATCGTattcaaattataaaaattataaaaagaaaAAGCTGAACATATGTTAAAGGACAGGCGGTGTCAGATTTACTTTTCAAAAAATTCTCGAGCAATTGGTATTCAACAGATGTATTGAATATTGATATATCATTCTGaataaataacatttattttggaacaaatcagtctacaattgaatatatgaatacaaaacccacccaagtccgtgagaagtgattttgagagaaaaacatgtgtatcattttaatcccttcagttatatttacctggtcaatatggtaagttttacttgcaaatgagtgggttaaactgtattaagtatgacgattagcatttcagggacttcgtggggttcattttaaattctggacttgggtggttttttgaatcatatacaaaggcaacaatgttggaatgagattaccacatATACAAAATAaggcacacaggtatgtataatgttgatatgcattctgccatgtaatataaaccacacac is a window encoding:
- the LOC140143469 gene encoding uncharacterized protein, encoding MVIFFFVIFICRTMVHLAAAEDADFICPVDILPDDVLLIIFSFVTLIDRAAIARVCTRWNVLIRTGCLWKSINLTLRQKFPPNSNTVLCFLETYATNSLQTLILPHVDDDILRYLKRNCMRLTTLRADVTEDVDLVGLPTSLKELHLAWPSHIHNIREELQEVNANEPVLCIKWGPYTPMTNLQSLTVTHMVFSPELFQQLSSCSTLKHLHIDNCCGLAEDGIEAVTRSLSHLKTFWLDMCSYGVQNLNGILHQIVRNLTKISDLRITFVPINTSSEQEEQTPANLFFNQLMNCRHLNRLHLQGITGLSAQNISRFLQECRQINSLSLKWCGSIADDVLATIFKNGTNLHTIELLPCSKISDGGMESMSHHLVVQNVKLNYCQNVTLPQVLKTVVTLPKVKQVEVGIYQQPLKASREEFDAVKKLKPSLTVDVQKFSVCIAKK